The proteins below are encoded in one region of Sedimentibacter sp. zth1:
- a CDS encoding ABC transporter ATP-binding protein yields MKEKLRFIFSYVKKHPFIWVIGLLFPPIFTLICRLLYAWANKLVVAKLLIENTTIIDIFVILGALFLGMISAEVMCYFTKCIYNRFSILTNNNVMHDLFDKITGSHIGDILKFNSGEITNRYNRDVETAVSIISKDMYNFMFPLVMGIGYCIAIMVTNFLIGIIVTFLVIIVTWLNILFVKRFRRIEKEKLLLRDDFIKSNNSVLQGKMTIRMMSIQEQMNSFLDQSSMKLKENESHFIHLTLIKAFTSNVFAMICSTMILPFACVLASLNMINLPNVIFIAQLSGTLIGFTSSFGVAVTSIGNHMIGLNRVKELMDLPLENSGTHNDFIDNENWTLELNNLSINYDNKQIISQANMCVHPGEIIALVGASGCGKSSILKTILKIVEYHGDIKLRGRNIEDYELDKLRNMVAYVPENNELIDGTLTYNISLGNSDAKEEQIIRAMQDASLTEFLSQENILDCEVGERGNKLSGGQRQRVSIARAILRDADVILMDEPTASLDSVSEQRFLENIRKIADNGKIAIVVTHRISTIKIADHINMVQNGSLVENISLEEAVRFLKSQKIN; encoded by the coding sequence TTGAAAGAAAAGTTAAGATTTATTTTTTCTTATGTAAAGAAACACCCTTTTATCTGGGTTATTGGTCTACTGTTTCCTCCTATATTTACACTTATCTGCCGATTGCTATATGCATGGGCAAATAAATTGGTTGTTGCAAAATTACTAATTGAAAATACCACAATAATAGATATTTTTGTAATTTTAGGAGCATTGTTTTTAGGAATGATTAGTGCTGAGGTAATGTGTTATTTTACAAAATGTATTTATAATCGATTTTCAATATTAACAAACAATAACGTAATGCATGATTTATTTGATAAAATAACTGGTAGCCACATTGGAGATATCCTTAAATTTAATTCAGGTGAAATCACAAATCGTTATAATCGTGATGTAGAAACTGCAGTTTCCATTATCAGTAAAGATATGTATAATTTCATGTTTCCATTGGTAATGGGAATAGGATATTGTATTGCAATTATGGTAACAAATTTTCTAATTGGTATTATTGTAACGTTTCTTGTTATTATCGTAACGTGGCTTAATATTTTGTTTGTCAAAAGATTCAGACGAATTGAGAAAGAAAAACTGTTGTTACGAGATGATTTTATCAAATCAAACAACTCAGTCCTACAAGGCAAGATGACAATAAGAATGATGTCAATACAGGAACAAATGAACAGTTTTTTAGATCAATCATCCATGAAATTAAAGGAAAATGAAAGTCACTTTATTCACTTGACATTGATAAAGGCTTTCACAAGCAATGTTTTTGCAATGATATGTTCAACTATGATTCTACCATTTGCGTGTGTATTGGCATCTTTAAATATGATAAATCTACCAAATGTGATTTTTATTGCACAACTGAGCGGAACGCTAATTGGCTTTACGAGTTCTTTTGGTGTAGCTGTTACATCAATTGGAAATCACATGATTGGCTTAAATAGAGTAAAAGAACTTATGGATCTTCCATTAGAAAACAGCGGTACTCATAATGACTTCATTGATAATGAAAATTGGACGCTTGAGCTGAATAACCTAAGTATCAATTACGATAATAAACAAATTATAAGTCAAGCAAATATGTGTGTACATCCAGGAGAGATTATTGCTTTAGTAGGCGCAAGTGGTTGTGGAAAATCCAGTATCTTAAAAACGATTCTTAAGATTGTAGAATATCATGGGGACATTAAACTGAGAGGACGAAATATTGAGGATTATGAATTGGACAAGCTACGAAACATGGTAGCTTATGTGCCCGAAAATAATGAATTGATAGATGGAACGTTAACATATAATATTTCACTCGGCAATTCTGATGCAAAAGAAGAACAGATTATAAGAGCAATGCAAGATGCTTCTCTAACGGAGTTTTTGTCACAAGAAAATATTTTGGATTGTGAAGTAGGAGAACGCGGAAATAAGTTGTCTGGTGGGCAACGTCAGCGTGTATCAATTGCAAGGGCTATACTTAGGGATGCAGATGTTATTCTTATGGATGAACCGACAGCTTCGCTTGATAGTGTTTCAGAGCAACGCTTTCTTGAAAACATAAGAAAAATTGCAGATAATGGTAAAATAGCTATTGTGGTAACTCATCGTATTTCCACAATAAAAATCGCAGACCATATTAACATGGTACAGAATGGATCTTTAGTTGAAAATATTTCATTAGAAGAAGCAGTTAGATTTTTAAAGAGTCAAAAAATAAATTAA
- a CDS encoding ABC transporter ATP-binding protein has protein sequence MNKFLRKIYGKKYVGSIFIVGFFCAIASLGQLVLTTLTANMINEYKYGFSAISHYFMIIIISLLAYILFEAIAENLRLKYTNCILTSLRNNVSKSICNMEYSKVEMFKDGDVLSIVTNDMDDIRDWLNTVYQVGYIPLKVGLALAISFKINWKLMLIMFPIAPIIAIITTLISKKLYGLNKQSKDKRGQINTLLSNAIHFAIVVRAFCLKKNFAHQNDELLSQNANIKQKTANRTNFVHCFGCSLGHLSFMLIFLAGSFFVLQGELSLGNMVMLTLLANMIGEGLNIIQTIPTSYRNGCAAKDRLIPVIEENNQVSVKTKKIDNLSISNIIYQFNQVSFSYNQNENVLKDISFSIHEGEKIAIVGMSGCGKTTMLKLLCGLYKTSNGELSFCGEDMKKLTLATLAKKISVVPQELFLFEDTIYNNITVGCLNISKEQVIHICKKMQIHDIIMSLPDGYDTNFKNINKSFSRGQIQRLNLARAFLKNSPVMLLDEPTSALDITLQNHVMDLLLNNSTSKTIIMIIHRLSNPELFDKILVMENGIVIGFDNHNALMKNNCVYRKLLEQLLYKEGSEQA, from the coding sequence ATGAATAAATTTTTGCGAAAAATATATGGTAAAAAATATGTTGGATCAATTTTTATAGTAGGCTTTTTCTGTGCAATTGCTTCTTTGGGTCAATTGGTGTTGACTACATTAACCGCAAATATGATAAATGAATATAAATATGGATTTAGTGCTATATCACATTATTTTATGATTATTATTATATCTTTACTTGCCTACATACTTTTTGAAGCTATTGCAGAAAATTTAAGGCTTAAATATACAAACTGCATTTTAACCAGTTTACGAAATAACGTTAGCAAATCAATATGTAATATGGAGTATAGCAAAGTTGAAATGTTCAAAGACGGTGATGTTTTATCCATTGTAACAAATGATATGGATGATATTAGGGATTGGCTAAATACAGTTTATCAAGTTGGATATATTCCACTTAAAGTAGGTCTTGCATTGGCGATAAGTTTTAAAATCAATTGGAAACTTATGCTGATAATGTTTCCTATAGCACCCATTATAGCAATAATTACTACGTTAATTTCTAAAAAACTTTATGGACTAAATAAACAATCAAAAGATAAACGAGGACAAATTAATACGTTACTAAGTAATGCAATTCACTTTGCAATTGTGGTTAGGGCATTTTGTCTTAAAAAAAATTTTGCTCACCAAAATGATGAATTATTGAGTCAAAATGCAAATATCAAGCAAAAAACTGCAAATCGCACCAATTTTGTACATTGTTTTGGATGTTCACTTGGTCATTTGTCTTTTATGTTGATTTTTCTGGCAGGTTCATTTTTTGTTTTACAAGGAGAACTATCACTCGGCAATATGGTTATGTTGACTCTTCTAGCAAATATGATTGGTGAGGGTCTTAATATTATTCAAACCATACCAACCAGTTATCGTAATGGTTGTGCCGCAAAAGATCGATTAATTCCAGTAATTGAAGAAAATAATCAAGTGTCTGTAAAAACGAAAAAAATTGATAACCTATCTATTTCTAACATCATTTATCAATTTAATCAGGTATCATTCTCCTACAATCAAAATGAGAATGTCTTAAAAGATATTTCTTTTTCTATTCATGAGGGAGAGAAAATAGCTATTGTTGGAATGAGCGGTTGCGGAAAAACGACAATGTTAAAATTGCTGTGCGGATTATATAAAACCTCAAATGGTGAATTATCATTTTGTGGAGAGGACATGAAAAAGTTAACACTTGCAACTTTAGCTAAAAAAATATCTGTAGTTCCTCAAGAGCTATTTTTATTTGAAGATACCATATACAACAATATTACAGTAGGATGCTTAAATATTTCAAAAGAACAGGTAATTCATATTTGCAAAAAAATGCAAATACATGACATTATAATGTCCCTTCCAGACGGATATGACACTAATTTCAAAAATATTAATAAATCATTTTCAAGAGGTCAAATACAAAGGCTTAATCTAGCAAGGGCTTTCCTAAAAAATTCGCCTGTTATGTTACTTGATGAGCCAACCTCTGCTCTTGATATTACATTACAAAATCATGTTATGGACCTCCTTTTGAATAATTCTACTTCTAAAACAATTATTATGATTATACACCGATTATCAAATCCAGAATTATTTGATAAGATTTTAGTTATGGAAAACGGTATTGTGATAGGTTTTGATAATCATAATGCTTTAATGAAAAATAATTGTGTTTATAGGAAATTGTTAGAACAACTATTATATAAAGAAGGGAGTGAGCAAGCTTGA
- a CDS encoding TetR/AcrR family transcriptional regulator, with the protein MQKILESYYTAISDLFARKGYKETQVKDVAQKLGISVGSVYKTFTGKKAMYHFGILCGFGYQDRFDNPTYPIDEQDEEEICGLISLRLNNFIKELRKNLTVPDQECWTFKEMLSCIFDKISSVGTGVYISGSCNISLDIIEVVSHVMHDLFQTLYDYFVLYTQRGYLRQVKQLKQHMSLVSSILSWWAMNIRYQTAPDFTIDRENAKDIALDTIMHAYVKNVNLID; encoded by the coding sequence ATGCAAAAAATATTAGAATCGTATTATACTGCAATTAGTGATCTTTTTGCCCGCAAGGGTTATAAGGAAACTCAAGTAAAGGATGTTGCACAAAAACTAGGTATTTCCGTTGGATCAGTATATAAAACTTTTACAGGTAAAAAAGCAATGTATCATTTTGGTATTTTATGTGGTTTTGGCTATCAAGATAGATTTGATAATCCAACCTATCCGATTGATGAGCAGGATGAGGAAGAGATTTGCGGATTAATTTCACTGCGGTTGAACAATTTTATTAAAGAACTTCGCAAAAATCTTACAGTTCCAGATCAAGAATGTTGGACATTTAAAGAAATGCTTTCATGCATTTTTGATAAGATTTCTTCTGTAGGAACTGGTGTATATATTAGCGGATCATGCAATATTTCACTAGATATTATTGAAGTCGTATCTCATGTGATGCATGATTTATTTCAAACACTATATGACTATTTTGTTCTATATACACAAAGAGGTTATTTAAGACAAGTAAAACAGCTAAAACAACATATGAGCCTTGTTTCAAGCATTTTATCATGGTGGGCAATGAATATTCGTTATCAAACCGCTCCTGATTTTACAATTGATCGAGAAAACGCAAAAGATATTGCATTAGACACTATTATGCACGCTTATGTAAAAAATGTTAATTTAATAGATTAA
- the fliD gene encoding flagellar filament capping protein FliD yields MVERINKSNNNNYNKIYSTNSYKTNYFNLTKNYYNINDTYTLYNKSNASFINSYSSTLNKLKGFSNKLNSESLNNLWNDYSTFSLNEQIVKSESFFKQNEKSIYNISVNKIAKQQINTSNLLNSNETTFEDNIELTISFKDKSTTFKIDVSNKTNKQIFKEIDSKINKSNIGVFSSIVNIYNKICLKIASDKTGENEKFEITGSQQFMETTNLSKKSQASQNAEFSVIKNSDNKSATLHHSSTNNVDIDSYNVTATLNNEGKTKIITGVDDKKVINSINEFVNSYNNTIKFLSKNIDKGTGIKKQLNNIKISEHFCKELKSIGLSMDNMGCIIIDNNKLKTSVSKNIEEIKSIFGSTSGISNTVNTNVSKSLKEPSINLINSTLFSNKATDPYDLASNDSFFNKLKLMGIYNSNGQFGMMNYNSIGLLLNLII; encoded by the coding sequence ATGGTAGAACGTATTAATAAAAGTAATAATAATAATTATAATAAAATCTATTCTACAAATAGTTATAAAACAAACTACTTTAATTTAACAAAAAATTACTACAATATTAATGATACCTATACCCTTTATAATAAAAGCAATGCAAGTTTTATTAACTCATATTCAAGTACATTAAATAAACTAAAAGGGTTTTCTAACAAGCTTAATAGTGAGTCATTAAATAATTTATGGAATGATTATAGTACTTTTTCATTAAATGAACAAATAGTAAAAAGTGAAAGCTTTTTTAAACAAAATGAAAAATCCATATACAATATAAGTGTAAATAAAATTGCAAAACAACAAATTAACACTTCAAATCTTTTAAATAGTAATGAAACTACTTTTGAAGACAATATTGAACTAACAATTTCTTTTAAGGATAAATCTACAACATTCAAAATTGATGTAAGTAATAAAACGAATAAGCAAATATTCAAAGAAATAGATTCAAAAATCAACAAATCTAACATAGGAGTATTTTCATCAATAGTAAACATTTATAATAAAATATGTTTAAAAATAGCATCAGATAAAACAGGTGAAAATGAAAAATTTGAAATAACTGGCTCACAACAGTTTATGGAAACAACTAATTTATCAAAAAAAAGTCAAGCATCTCAAAATGCAGAGTTTAGTGTTATAAAAAACAGTGATAACAAATCAGCTACTCTACACCATTCTAGCACAAATAATGTTGATATAGACAGCTATAACGTTACTGCTACACTAAATAATGAAGGTAAAACAAAAATAATTACTGGTGTAGATGATAAAAAAGTAATCAATTCAATAAACGAATTTGTAAATTCTTATAACAATACTATTAAATTTCTAAGCAAAAATATTGATAAAGGAACTGGTATAAAAAAACAGCTTAATAATATAAAAATATCCGAACATTTTTGTAAAGAACTTAAAAGCATTGGATTATCAATGGACAATATGGGTTGCATTATTATTGATAATAATAAGTTAAAAACTTCAGTGTCTAAAAATATTGAGGAAATTAAAAGTATTTTTGGAAGCACCTCTGGTATTTCAAATACTGTTAACACAAATGTATCTAAATCATTGAAAGAACCATCAATAAATTTAATCAATAGCACCTTATTTTCTAATAAAGCTACAGACCCTTATGATCTTGCATCTAATGATAGCTTTTTCAATAAGTTGAAACTTATGGGTATTTATAATAGCAATGGACAATTTGGAATGATGAATTATAATTCTATAGGTTTACTGTTAAACCTTATAATATAA
- a CDS encoding single-stranded DNA-binding protein has protein sequence MNDKQVQANYIRVVGIINSEMEFSHEVFGEKFYEFYLDVPRLSETTDLLPVIISERLLNGISMEIGKYILVEGQFRSYNRYEDSANKLLLRIFVRDIQVPDDEKVEELRKRPNEVFLNGFLCKEANYRTTPFGREITDMLIAVNRSYNKSDYIPCIAWGRNARYCENLEVGDHVKVWGRIQSRKYQKKHSNDECLTKTAYEISITKLEHIKTENNRKKVTNE, from the coding sequence ATGAACGATAAGCAAGTACAAGCAAATTACATTAGAGTTGTGGGAATAATTAATAGTGAAATGGAATTTAGTCATGAAGTGTTTGGAGAAAAGTTTTATGAATTTTATCTTGACGTACCAAGACTAAGTGAAACTACGGATTTGTTACCAGTTATTATATCAGAAAGATTGCTTAATGGTATCAGCATGGAAATTGGCAAGTACATATTGGTTGAAGGACAGTTTAGATCATATAATAGATATGAAGACAGTGCAAACAAACTATTGCTTAGAATATTTGTTAGAGATATTCAAGTACCAGATGATGAAAAAGTAGAAGAATTAAGAAAACGTCCAAACGAAGTTTTTCTAAATGGATTTTTATGCAAGGAAGCCAATTACCGAACTACTCCTTTCGGACGAGAAATTACAGATATGTTAATTGCAGTAAACCGCTCTTATAACAAATCAGACTATATTCCATGTATAGCTTGGGGACGTAATGCTAGGTATTGCGAAAATTTGGAGGTTGGCGATCATGTAAAGGTATGGGGAAGAATTCAAAGTCGTAAATATCAGAAAAAGCATTCTAATGATGAGTGCTTAACAAAAACAGCATATGAGATTTCCATAACAAAGTTAGAACATATCAAGACAGAAAACAATAGAAAAAAAGTTACCAATGAGTGA
- a CDS encoding DNA alkylation repair protein gives MSDNTSDVVLCVRKELEELAEIDYKNFSSSLIPNVDNLMGVRIPNIRLVAKKLKKSSKDVEEYLNYFDNKEEKYFEEIMLQGILIGMLDEDINVVIKRIRKFVPKINNWSVCDTFCCGLKIVKKHRTFVWEFIKPYLQSKHAYDIRFAVVIMINHYMVDKYIDNILIILDSVNHDDYYVKMSVAWAISICFVNDSSKTMKLLHRNHLDDFTYNKALQKIRESLRVDKEIKEIIKSMKR, from the coding sequence ATGAGTGATAATACAAGTGATGTAGTTTTATGTGTAAGAAAAGAGTTAGAGGAATTAGCTGAAATTGATTATAAAAACTTTTCTTCATCTTTAATTCCAAACGTTGATAATTTGATGGGTGTTAGAATTCCAAATATTAGACTAGTAGCTAAAAAACTAAAAAAAAGTAGCAAGGACGTAGAAGAATATCTAAATTATTTTGATAATAAAGAAGAAAAATATTTTGAAGAAATAATGTTACAAGGTATACTTATTGGCATGTTAGATGAAGACATTAATGTTGTTATAAAAAGAATTCGTAAATTTGTGCCTAAAATAAACAATTGGTCTGTTTGTGATACGTTTTGCTGCGGTTTAAAAATAGTAAAAAAACACAGGACTTTTGTTTGGGAGTTTATAAAGCCTTATTTGCAATCAAAACATGCATATGATATTAGATTTGCAGTCGTTATAATGATTAATCACTATATGGTAGATAAATACATAGATAATATTCTGATAATTCTTGATAGCGTTAATCATGATGATTATTATGTCAAAATGTCAGTTGCTTGGGCAATTTCTATATGTTTTGTTAATGATTCAAGTAAAACAATGAAATTATTACACAGAAATCATCTAGATGATTTTACATACAATAAAGCATTACAAAAAATTAGAGAATCTCTAAGAGTAGATAAAGAAATAAAAGAAATAATAAAATCAATGAAAAGATAA